One part of the Halopenitus persicus genome encodes these proteins:
- a CDS encoding metallophosphoesterase family protein gives MTADDDETLRFLCMGDNHGDVTSMERVVDGTDGEEFDFVIHVGDITNAWFDGVDEGREQLEAITPQFEALNERGELLYIWGNRDGAIGPERPFQDYDLPGTFIPEDDVITVAGETFTQDVELVEDDTILVTHYWYPELLDHFAGKAYFSGHIHTGRYKNKALNTAFLYRTADHGADALLGAYFVVEIAPDGAWKIDFRNIGKVRKGICPRHQALGVQFVPDYWRKDCQFCYDEDEFYSEVARSALYGLGTVLEEADVEEVVEFAASSYGATPPSFESKLRGFLDDRLADKQSDAGRSD, from the coding sequence ATGACAGCTGACGATGACGAGACACTGCGCTTCCTCTGCATGGGAGACAATCACGGCGACGTAACCTCCATGGAACGGGTCGTAGATGGGACGGATGGCGAGGAATTCGACTTCGTCATTCACGTCGGCGATATCACGAACGCGTGGTTCGACGGCGTCGACGAAGGCCGTGAGCAGCTCGAGGCGATCACGCCGCAGTTCGAGGCCCTCAACGAGCGGGGAGAACTCCTCTACATCTGGGGGAACCGTGATGGGGCAATCGGCCCGGAACGGCCGTTCCAAGACTACGACCTGCCAGGGACGTTCATCCCCGAAGATGACGTGATCACCGTTGCTGGAGAAACGTTCACCCAGGATGTCGAGCTCGTCGAAGACGACACAATCCTCGTCACCCACTACTGGTATCCCGAGCTACTGGACCACTTCGCGGGCAAAGCGTACTTCTCGGGCCATATACACACGGGCCGATACAAGAACAAGGCACTCAACACGGCGTTTCTCTACCGAACGGCAGACCATGGTGCCGATGCGCTTCTCGGCGCGTACTTCGTTGTCGAGATCGCGCCTGACGGAGCGTGGAAGATTGACTTCCGAAACATCGGGAAGGTCCGGAAAGGGATCTGCCCCAGGCATCAAGCACTGGGCGTGCAGTTCGTCCCCGACTACTGGCGGAAGGACTGCCAGTTCTGCTACGACGAGGACGAGTTCTACAGTGAGGTCGCCCGCTCTGCACTCTACGGATTGGGGACGGTACTAGAGGAAGCCGATGTTGAGGAAGTAGTCGAGTTTGCAGCGTCGTCGTACGGAGCGACGCCGCCGTCGTTCGAGTCGAAGCTGCGAGGGTTCTTGGACGACCGGTTAGCGGATAAGCAATCTGACGCGGGGCGAAGCGACTGA